From the Mycobacterium sp. 155 genome, the window GACAAAGTCGCTGAGATCGCCCCGCCAACCACATCAGCATCATCACTCTCACCCCAGCCGGTGTCGTCTTGCCACATATGTCCCGTAAACCCCACGGACCCCGGTGATCACGTGCCGCGTTGACTCCGCGTTGACTCATCAAAAATGTCCGTTTCGTTGATTCGTTGCCTCATGTGACAGTGCCCGGTTGCGGCGTGTCGTTGCGGTGGTGGGGTGGGGGTGGGTTAGCGCCGGGGGATGGGGTTGACGTTGACGGAGCGCACGGCGGTGACCAGGGCGATCGCGGTGCGGTATGTGCAGGCGAGTCGGGACGAGAAGTCCCGGATTCTCGATGAGTTGTGTGCCACGACGGGCTGGCATCGCGATCATGCCCGCAAGGCGTTGCGGGGTGCGCTGCGGCCGCGGGTGGTGCGGGCGCGGCGGCCCCGGCCCCCGACCTATGGCCCGGAAGTCATTGAGGCCCNGGTGTTGTGCTGGAAGGTGGTGGGGATGCCGGCCGGTAAGCGGTTGGCGGAGGTCTTGGGTGAGTTGGTGGTGGTACTGCGCCGGTGCGGGGAGTTGGTCATCGACGATGCCACGGCAGGGTTGTTGGCGGGGATGTCGGCGGCCACCATTGATCGTCGACTGGCTCCGGAACGGAAGAAACACCAGCTTAAGGGTCGTTGCCGGACGAAACCGGGCACGTTGCTCAAGAGTCAGATCCCGGTGCGCACTTGGGCGGCGTGGGACGATGCGGTGCCGGGGTTCGTCGAGATCGANCTGGTCAGCCATGACGGTGGGGTGGTCACCGGGGTGCATGCCTACACGTTGACGGTCACCGACATCGCCACCGGTTGGACCGAGACCCGCAGCGTGTTGGGCAAAGGCGAGAAACGGGTGATGGTCGCGTTGAGTGAGATCGCGGCGGGGATGCCGTTCCCGATCCGGGGGGTGGATTCGGACAATGGGTCGGAGTTCATCAACTTCACCCTGTTGGAGTGGTGCCGAACGCGGCATATCACCTTCACTCGGTCGCGGGTGGGCAACAAGAACGATGGTTGTCACGTCGAGCAGAAGAACTGGACCACGGTGCGGGTCCTGGTGGGCTATCACCGCTACGACACGGCCGCAGAGGTGGTGTTACTCAACAAGATCTGGGTATTGCAGTCGTTGTTGGGCAACTATTTCTCCCCGCAGCAGAAACTCAAGTCGAAGGTCCGTCGGGGTTCCAAGGTGACCAAGAGGTATCACAAGGCCGCCACCCCGTACCGTCGGGCCCAGGCCCATGCGGTGGTCACCGCCGAGGAGGTCAAACACCTGGCCGAGATCTACGCCGGGCTCAATCCCGCCGCCCTGCAACGTCACATTCAAGCGTTGTGCGCTGAGCTGCTCACGGTGACCACCAGCAAAGCCGGTCCCCGACCGATCGCCCGCCTGGGGCGGGCACCGGTGGCTGAGGCAACGAATATTTCCACCCCCAACGCCTGAACCCGGACACCACCAATTGAGGCAACGATCACCGCCGGGCATTGTCCAATTGAGGCAACGAATCCCCCCGCGGGCATATTGACATGAGGCAACAGGGTGCCCGGGCTGCGAGCGACAAAGTCGCTGATAGTCGGGCAAACCCAAATCTGGGACTGCCGCGGCTGGCGGTACTGCCGTGGCCAGTGGGATTGACGGGTTGGGTCAGCAGTGAATGGTGGTACTCATGAGGCGTTTTCCGCGACTTTGTCGCTAACAGCCGGGCAGCACCACTATGGTTTCGGGGCCGTGACGGTTGTGACACATGTGGCTCGGCCCTGAATCCGCGCCGAACTCAGATGTCCAATCCCAGGTCGAGCACCCGCACCGAGTGCGTGAGCGCACCCACTGCGAGATAGTCGACGCCGGTGCCGGCGTACTCCGCAGCGGTATCCAGCGTGAGGCCACCCGAGGATTCGAGCTTTGTCATCGACGACCGGGAGTCCCGTCGCTGCACGGCGATCTGGGTCTGCCAAACCGGGAAGTTATCCAGAAGAACCAGTTCCGCCCCGGCCGAGAGCACATCGTCGAGTTGCTCGAGGGAATCCACCTCGACCTCGCAGGGCAGCTCGGGCGCTGCGGCACGCACGGCCTGCAATGCGGCCAGCACCGACCCGGCCGCCGCCACATGATTGTCCTTGATCAACGCGGCGTCACCCAACCCCATCCGGTGGTTGACCCCGCCGCCGACGCGTACCGCATATTTCTGCAGCGCACGCAGGCCGGGCAGCGTCTTGCGGGTGTCGCGGATCTTGGCGTTCGTGCCGGCCACCGCATCTACCCAGGCGGCGGTCGCGGTGGCGATACCGGACAGGTGGCACACCAGGTTCAGCATCGTGCGCTCGGCGGTGAGCAGCAGTCGGGTCGGGGCCTCGACGGTCAGCACGGACGACTGGGCGTCCAGCCGGGCTCCATCGTCGACACGGTGGATCACCCGGTATCCGTCGGGCCCGATCACTTCGTCGAGTACCAGCACGGCGATGTCGACACCGGCGATGACCCCCGCCTCCCTGTTGACCACCGACGCGGTGGTCAACGACGACGCCGGCACGGTCGCCTGGGTGGTGACGTCGGGGCCGTAGCGCAGATCCTCCCGCAGCGCACCAGCGATCGTGGCCCTGGCCTCGATGAGTTCGGATTCCGAAAGTGCCATCAGCACACCGTTGTCGGTGTCGCGACGATGATGCCGTCGGCGCCGTGTCGAATGCTCAACGGATGCTCCTGAATCCGGTCGGATTCAGGGAAGTCGGCACGATGGTGGCAGCCTCGCGACTCGGTACGGGCGAGTGCCGAGGCAGCCACCGCCCGCGCCGCCATGGTGAGCGTCGCATCTTCAAAACTTCTGCGGCTCAGAGCTTCCCGTTGATGCGCTGTAGCCAGCACTTCGCCGAGGCTACCCAGCCCAGCGGCGTCGCGGACCACGGACGCATGCGTGGACATCGCGTGCTGGAGCAGGTCGCGGTCGACGATGTCGAGGCGACGGTCCCGCGGGGCCTGCGCGCGGACCGACCCGACTTGTGCCGCATGGTCGGCCGCGACACGTCCGGCGCGGCCTCCCACCACGAGCCCCTCGAGCAGACTGTTGGAGGCCAGCCGGTTGGCGCCGTGCATACCGGTGCGGGCCACTTCGCCGGCAGCGAACAAGCCGGGCAGTTCGGTGCGGCCGTGCACGTCGGTGGCCACGCCGCCACAACTGTAGTGCGCACCGGGCACCACCGGGATCGGCTCACGGGTCGGGTCGATTCCGGCCGCGGCGCACGATGCCGTGACAGTCGGAAACCTACGCCGGAAATCGTTGATGCTGCGAGCGTCGAGATATACGCACGGGTCACCGGTGGCGGTCAGACGGGTGTCGATGGCAGCTGCCACCACATCGCGGGGCGCCAGATCGCCCATCGGATGGACCCCGTCGGTCACCGAACGACCTTGTGAATCAACGAGAACAGCGCCTTCGCCACGGATCGCCTCAGTTACCAGCGGCAGCGAGCCGCCGGCGCGACCGGCGAACAGCATGGTCGGGTGGAACTGGACGAATTCGATGTCGGCCACCGCCACCCCGGCCCACAGTGCCAGGGCGATGCCGTCGCCTGTCGAACCCTCGGGATTGGTCGTGGCCGAATACAGATGCCCAAGACCGCCAGTGGCCAGGATCACCGACGGCGCGTGCAGGATGCCGATGCCGTCCTGGTTGTGCACGAGAACGCCTGTGACCACGGAACCGTCGTGAAGAACCTGCAGTGCAACGTGGTGACGCCGGATGTCCAGGCTGGTCGCCGCGACGTCGAGGGCGCGTTGCACTTCCGCGCCCGTGGCGTCACCGCCGGCGTGGATGATGCGGTACCGGGTATGCCCACCCTCGCGGGTCAGTGCCCATCGGCCGGGAGTGGTCTCGTCGAACCGCGCGCCATCGCCGACCAGGTCAGCCACGGCGCGGTAGCCGTCGGCGACGATCGAACGCACCGCGTCGTGATCGCACAAGCCACCCCCGGCGGCCAAGGTGTCGGCGACGTGCGCCTCGATCGAATCGTCGTTGCCGGGCATCACGACGGCTATGCCACCCTGGGCATAGCCGGTCGCGGTCTCACCGCTCTTGCTGAGCACCACGACCCGTCGGCCTCGTCGGTGCGCGGCGAGCGCCGCCACCAAGCCCGCAACCCCGGTGCCGATCACCACGACATCGGCGCGCTGTTGCCACAGCGTCGCCGTACCGCAGGCGAACTGGCGGCCGGCGACGCGAGCTGACAACGCGCTCACTCGCCGCCGCCGGGTTGGCCGATGGAAATCATCCGTTGCACACTGGCGCGGCCCAGCCGGGCGGTTTCGGGATCGACGTGCACCTCGTCGGCCCCGTCGATCAGGCACCTCAGCAGGGCGGCGGGCGTGATCATCTTCATGAACCGGCAGGACGCCCGATCGTTGACCGCCAGAAAGTCGATGTCCGGTGCGGCCCGACGTAACTGGTGCAGCATGCCGATCTCGGTGGCCACCAACACCTGGTGCGCCTGGGTTTCCCGCGCCGCGTCCAGCATGCCGCCGGTGGACAGGATCTTCACCCGTTCCTCGGGCACCGCACCTTCACCGGCGAGGTACAACGCCGAAGTGGCACAACCGCATTCGGGGTGCACGAACAGTTCGGCATCCGGATGCGAGCGCGCCTGGTCGGCAAGTTCGTCGCCGTTGATGCCGGCGTGTACGTGGCATTCACCGGCCCAGATGTGCATGTTGGTACGGCCGGTGACGCGCCGGACGTGCGCTCCGAGGAACTGGTCGGGGCAGAACAGCACTTCGCGGTCCGCGGGAATGGAAGCGACCACGTCGACAGCATTCGCGGACGTGCAGCAGATGTCGGTGAGCGCCTTCACCGCTGCGGTCGTGTTGACATACGACACGACGACGGCGTCGGGATACTCGTCCTTCCATGCCCGCAGTTGCTCGACGGTGATCGAATCAGCCAACGAACAGCCTGCACGCTGATCGGGAATCAGCACAGTCTTGGCCGGGCTGAGGATCTTGGCGGTCTCGGCCATGAAATGCACGCCGCAGAACACGATGGTGTCCTCGGGAGCATCGGCGGCGATGCGGGACAGCGCCAACGAGTCACCGACATGGTCGGCGACGTCCTGAATCTCAGGCAGCTGGTAGTTGTGCGCCAACAGCGTCGCGCCACGCTGATCGACGAGCCGACGAATCTCGGCGGCCCAGCGCTCGTCACCAACCACGCCGGCATAGCCATCGGGACCGGCCACGATCATGTCGGCCAACTCCCCCGCAGTCGTGCCATCGAGAACCGTCACGGCGGCCTCCTCAAATCCAATTCAGGTTTTCGACTTATAATCGAAAACATGTCATATATTAGCACCGAGCATGAAGTGCTCGCCGTCGTGTTCCAGGTTCGCGGCCTCGACTCCCGGCAACCGACGCTCAACGTGCTGCTATGGCAGCGTGCACGCGAACCCGAACGCGGCAAATGGTCCCTGCCCGGTGGCCGGTTGGGTGAGGACGAGGATCTGACCAGCTCGGTCCGACGTCAGCTTGCCGAGAAGGTGGACCTGCAACAATTGGCCCACCTGGAACAACTCGCGGTGTTCTCCGCACCGGGCCGTGTTCCCGGAGTCCGCACGATCGCATCGACGTTCCTGGGGCTGGTGCCCTCCCCCGCCATGCCGGAACTGCCTCCGGACACCCGATGGCACCCGGTCCACGACCTACCTCCGATGGCCTTCGACCACGCCCCGATGGTCGAACACGCGCGGGCCCGCCTGGTCGCCAAGATGTCTTACACCAATATCGGATTTGCCTTGGCACCAACGGAATTCGCCCTCTCGACATTGCGCGACGTGTACGGTGCTGCGCTCGGCTACCAGGTCGACACGACCAACCTGCAACGAGTCCTCGAACGCCGCAACGTCATCACCCGCACCGGTACCACCGCACGCTCCGGGCGCAGCGGAGGACGCCCGGCCGCGCTGTACCGCTTCACCGAATCGCACTACCGCGTGACCGACGAATTCGCCGCGCTACGCCCGCCTGGGTAACCCGGCTGGATTCTTAGACCCTTCTTAAGCAAGAATGCCGGGATGAACTTGGGCAGTACTGCCGACTTGACGGGCGCCGAGTGGATCGGTCGTGCCCCACACGAGGAGCTCGACCGCGCTGCCCGCCCTCAGCTGCCGGCCGACGATCCGTTCTACACACCGCCAGCCGGCTTCCAGCACGCCGCTCCCGGCACCGTACTGCGCAGCCGTGACGTGGAGCTGTCCTTTCTCGGGTTCATCCCGCAGCGTCTGCACGCCACACAACTGCTCTATCGGTCGACCGACCGCAACGGGGTTCCCGAAGCCGCAGTCACCACGGTGATCGTTCCGCCTGACGCCGAACCGGACTGCCCGCTGGTGTCCTACCAGTGCGCAATCGACGCCATCACCGCGCGCTGTTTCCCGTCGTACGCGCTGCGCCGCCACGCCAAGGCCACCGGATCCTTGGCCCAACTCGAACTCCTGCTGATCACCGCTGCGGTGGCCCAGGGTTGGGCGGTGTCGATCCCTGACCACGAAGGCATCCGGGGCATGTGGGGTGCGCCCTACGAGCCCGGCTATCGCGTTCTCGACGGGCTGCGGGCCGCGCTGGAATCCGAACACCTCGGTCTCTCGCCGGAGGCCCCCATAGGTCTGTGGGGTTACTCGGGGGGTGGGCTCGCCACCGCCTGGGCTGCGGAGACGTGTGAGTCCTACGCGCCCGAACTCAACGTCGTCGGCGCTGTCCTCGGCTCGCCAGTCGGCGATCTCGGAAATACTTTCCGCAAGCTCAACGGCACCATTTTCTCCGGCCTGCCCGCACTGGTCGTCGCCGCGCTCGCCGACATCTATCCAGAGCTCAACCGCGTCATCTCCGAACATGCCACCCGCGAAGGCCGCAAGCTGCTGGACCGGTTGCACGGGATGACCACTGTGGAAGCCGTCCTGCGCCTCATCGGCACCGACATGGACGATCTCGTGGACATGCCGCTGGAAGAGATCCTCGCCATGCCCGAGGTCAGTGACGTGTTCGATGACATCAAGCTCGGGACTGCCGCTCCGCGGCCGCCGGTGCTGATCGTCCAGGCCGTGCACGACGAAATCATCTCGGTCGACGACATCGACGCCCTCGCCGACGTGTACGCCACGGGTGGCGCCGACGTCACCTACCACCGCGACATGTTCTGCGACCATCTTCTGCTGCATCCCATGTCAGCCCCGATGGCGCTGCGCTGGCTGGTGGACCGGTTCGCCGAGCGCCCGCTCAGCGAGCACATGGTACGAACCAAATGGCCGACGCTGCTCAACCCCATGACCTACGTGGGCATGGCCCGGCTCGTCGGCGTCGGCATCAAGATGGTCACCGGCCAGACAGTGCGACACCGGCCGCTCTGAGCCGTCTCACGCTCCAGGTTGGCCTACCGTGGCCGGCAGCATCGGATAGGCGGTCGTCTCCTCGGGCGGCCACGCGCCCAGATCGTCACGAGCTGCGGAAACCGCCATCAAGGCATAGACCAACGCTGCGATGGCCGCCGGGAACAGGATCGTCGTGGCAATCTGCAGCGGGCCGTGCCCGAAGAACACCGGCGGAGCTTCTACGACATATTGCACGCGATGTTCGGGAGTGACCGGAGCTCCGAACAAGTCGATGGTGCCGTACCGCAGATGCGCCAGAGCAACGCCCACACCGGCGGCAGTCGCAGCCGACACCGCACACCCGACGGCCAGTGCTCCGGCGAGCACCGGACCGCGATGCTCGCGCCACTGCCACACCAGCACGGCCGCCACCACTGACAGCACCACCAGGAAACCGACGAACACAAACGCCGCGGTGAAGAAATTATCGGACTCGTTGCCGAGGTAGGCATGGATCCGATCGCCGCTGCGCGTCAACGCCACCACCCCGTGGATCGGCGGCGCCAACCACGCCCACAGCGCACCGACGACCGCGCCGGCCACCGCCAGCGCCACGATGACCGTCACCACTGCGCGCTGTCGTGAAACGCGCGGAACGAGAGCATCATCGGCCACAGCGACGACAACGATTGCGGGCTCTTCGGCGGGCATGCTCATCGGGCCCCTCGGCTCTTCGCGCAAGCGCTCATCGCTGCGTCTCCAGGTCCTTGGAGTCCACCACCCCGTGCCGCGAGCACTTCGCCCACCAACCATCTGGGCGCACCTGCACAATCATGCGGCGGCCACATCCGGCGCAGAACCGTGGCGGCTCAAGGCCCAACTGCGCGGCGGTCGGAACTGCTGCGCCAGCCACGGCGTTGACCTCGACTCCGGTGTAGACGTTGTACACACCGGCGCTGACAGGCGCGGGCAGCGCCGGCATCTCGCTAATCATCACCCACAGTTCTACAGGGTGGCGTTGAGAGCCTTGATCGGCATCTGCAGATCATCGAGCAGTTCCAGGTCCGCCTCGGCCGGACGGCCCAGCGTGGTCAGGTAGTTGCCGACGATGACGGCGTTGATGCCGCCCAGGATGCCCTGCTTGGCGCCGAGGTCACCCAGTGTGATCTCCCGACCGCCGGCGAAGCGCAGCATGGTGCGTGGCAACGCCAGCCGGAACGCCGCCACTGCCTTGAGTGCCTCAGAGGCGGGCAGTACCTCCAGGTCGCCGAAGGGGGTGCCCGGGCGCGGGTTGAGGAAGTTCAACGGCACCTCGTGCGGATCCAGCTCGGCCAAATTCGCCGCAAACTCGGCGCGTTGCTCCAGCGTCTCCCCCATGCCGAGGATGCCGCCGCAGCACACCTCCATGCCGGCCTCGCGGACCATGCGCAGGGTGTCCCAACGCTCTTCCCAGGTGTGAGTGGTCACGACGTTGGTGAAGAACGAGCGCGCGGTCTCCAGGTTGTGGTTGTAGCGGTGCACGCCCATCTCGGAGAGCCGTTGCACCTGGTCTTCGGACAGCATGCCCAGCGAGCAGGCGATCTGGATGTCGACCTCGTTGCGGATAGCCTCGATGCCGGCGGCCACCTGAGCCAGCAGCCGCTCGTCCGGGCCACGGACCGCCGCGACGATGCAGAACTCGGTCGCGCCGGTCTTCGCAGTCTGCTTGGCCGCCTCCACCAGGCTCGGGATATCCAGCCAGGCGCTGCGCACCGGAGAGGCGAAAAGCCCCGACTGAGAACAGAAATGGCAATCCTCAGGGCAGCCGCCGGTCTTGAGGCTGATGATCCCCTCGACCTCCACGTCGGGTCCGCACCACTTCATCCGGACCTCGTGCGCCAGAGCGAGAAGTTCCTCGAGGTGCTCATCGGACAGCTGCAACACCTGCAGCGTCTGGTCCTGATCGAGGCCCACGCCACGCTCCAGGACCTGTTCGCGGGCCACACCCAGCACATCCACGGTCGCCTGCGTCACGGTGGTTCCTCCTGAGGATCGTCGACTTACACACGCACACGTCGGCGGTGCGGACAGTTGAACACGTCGGCGGTGCCGGCAGTTGAACACCGTTCAGGTTAGGGTAGCGGCGTGCAACTCCACAAACCCGACGTGGTGGATGCGGCGACGGCCATCCTCGACAGCTACGGCATCGCGGACCTGACCATGCGGCGACTGGCCCGCGAGCTCAACGTCAGCCCGGGCGCGCTGTACTGGCATTTTGCCAACAAGCAGGAACTGCTCGGGGCCGTGGCAGACCGTATTCTGGAGCCCGCCGGCACCGATGCGGAGTCCTTCGCCTGGCGTGACCGGATCCACGAGATCTGCGCGGCCCTGCGTAACGCTCTGCTGTCGCACACCGACGGCGCCGAGCTGGTGTCGTCCAGCTTCGCGGCCGGTCAGTCGGCCCGCGCCGCGGCGATCGTCGCACAACTCACCGAGGCTGCCCGTGACGCCGGTGTGGCGGAGCAAGACGCCCAACCCGCAGCTCGCACCGTGATGTATTACGTTCTCGGATTCACCGTCGACGAGCAGTCCCGGCTGCAGTGGGATGCAGCCGGCGCGCTCACCGACGAGCAGTCGGTGTTGATGGCCGATACCGGCCGCGAGTTCACGTTCGGGCTGCAACTGCTCGTCGACGGACTCGGCGTGCACGGCGCTGACCTTGGCGCGCTGCAGCTGCACTTCGAATAGCACACGGCCACAGGCGATCTGGCCGCAGCAGAAGTGGATCGCAAGTCAGCCGATCAGATGCTCTGTCCTGTGGTCGCCGTTCCATCGCCGCAGACCCGTGATCTCGCCGGCGATCTCCCGCGGTCGGCCCGCGATCCGCAGCGCCGTGGCGAGCTTCGTCGGGGGGATCCGGCGGGCCAGTGTGACATGTGGAGTCCAGTGCCCTGGTTCGGTGTGCGGCATCGGACCCGGCCCCATCAGCGGTAGGCAGGACCGATAGACGTGGGCATGCACATCGAGGAGCTCCGGCGAAGGCAGCAACAGCCGACCGAGCACGTCGGCCGACCGCCCGAAGATCAGTGTGGCGCCTACGTGACATGGCAGCGGGAAGCGGTCGACGATCGGCAGTAAGACCGTCTCGACCGCCGGGTCGATGTGTTGGGCCACCGTCAGCGTCGCGTGTGGCCGGCTCGCCGGTGCCTGGCTGGGGATCCCAGCGTCACGCAGTCCGTCCCAGATAGCGCGGACCGCCGCCTCGGTATCGGCGTCGAACACGAACTCGACGGAATGCACCACGCTAATCGCTCTTCGCGCAAGCGGTCACAGGCTCTCGATCCACCCTCGGTCGAACGCGCTAGCGCTGATCACCTCGAACTCGTCGGCAGTCACGGTCCCAGCGCCGGCGGGCAGTACTGCGCGTAGCGGTGCCAGCCGTGCCAGCTCCGTAAGGTTGCCTTCCTCGGCCGGGCCGGGTTGCACGGGCCACGCGCCGATCACCAAACCCGCACATGGAATACCTTGCCCTGCAAGCGATTCAA encodes:
- a CDS encoding DDE-type integrase/transposase/recombinase, with the protein product MGLTLTERTAVTRAIAVRYVQASRDEKSRILDELCATTGWHRDHARKALRGALRPRVVRARRPRPPTYGPEVIEAXVLCWKVVGMPAGKRLAEVLGELVVVLRRCGELVIDDATAGLLAGMSAATIDRRLAPERKKHQLKGRCRTKPGTLLKSQIPVRTWAAWDDAVPGFVEIXLVSHDGGVVTGVHAYTLTVTDIATGWTETRSVLGKGEKRVMVALSEIAAGMPFPIRGVDSDNGSEFINFTLLEWCRTRHITFTRSRVGNKNDGCHVEQKNWTTVRVLVGYHRYDTAAEVVLLNKIWVLQSLLGNYFSPQQKLKSKVRRGSKVTKRYHKAATPYRRAQAHAVVTAEEVKHLAEIYAGLNPAALQRHIQALCAELLTVTTSKAGPRPIARLGRAPVAEATNISTPNA
- the nadC gene encoding carboxylating nicotinate-nucleotide diphosphorylase, with amino-acid sequence MALSESELIEARATIAGALREDLRYGPDVTTQATVPASSLTTASVVNREAGVIAGVDIAVLVLDEVIGPDGYRVIHRVDDGARLDAQSSVLTVEAPTRLLLTAERTMLNLVCHLSGIATATAAWVDAVAGTNAKIRDTRKTLPGLRALQKYAVRVGGGVNHRMGLGDAALIKDNHVAAAGSVLAALQAVRAAAPELPCEVEVDSLEQLDDVLSAGAELVLLDNFPVWQTQIAVQRRDSRSSMTKLESSGGLTLDTAAEYAGTGVDYLAVGALTHSVRVLDLGLDI
- a CDS encoding L-aspartate oxidase, whose protein sequence is MSALSARVAGRQFACGTATLWQQRADVVVIGTGVAGLVAALAAHRRGRRVVVLSKSGETATGYAQGGIAVVMPGNDDSIEAHVADTLAAGGGLCDHDAVRSIVADGYRAVADLVGDGARFDETTPGRWALTREGGHTRYRIIHAGGDATGAEVQRALDVAATSLDIRRHHVALQVLHDGSVVTGVLVHNQDGIGILHAPSVILATGGLGHLYSATTNPEGSTGDGIALALWAGVAVADIEFVQFHPTMLFAGRAGGSLPLVTEAIRGEGAVLVDSQGRSVTDGVHPMGDLAPRDVVAAAIDTRLTATGDPCVYLDARSINDFRRRFPTVTASCAAAGIDPTREPIPVVPGAHYSCGGVATDVHGRTELPGLFAAGEVARTGMHGANRLASNSLLEGLVVGGRAGRVAADHAAQVGSVRAQAPRDRRLDIVDRDLLQHAMSTHASVVRDAAGLGSLGEVLATAHQREALSRRSFEDATLTMAARAVAASALARTESRGCHHRADFPESDRIQEHPLSIRHGADGIIVATPTTVC
- the nadA gene encoding quinolinate synthase NadA — its product is MTVLDGTTAGELADMIVAGPDGYAGVVGDERWAAEIRRLVDQRGATLLAHNYQLPEIQDVADHVGDSLALSRIAADAPEDTIVFCGVHFMAETAKILSPAKTVLIPDQRAGCSLADSITVEQLRAWKDEYPDAVVVSYVNTTAAVKALTDICCTSANAVDVVASIPADREVLFCPDQFLGAHVRRVTGRTNMHIWAGECHVHAGINGDELADQARSHPDAELFVHPECGCATSALYLAGEGAVPEERVKILSTGGMLDAARETQAHQVLVATEIGMLHQLRRAAPDIDFLAVNDRASCRFMKMITPAALLRCLIDGADEVHVDPETARLGRASVQRMISIGQPGGGE
- a CDS encoding NUDIX domain-containing protein, whose product is MSYISTEHEVLAVVFQVRGLDSRQPTLNVLLWQRAREPERGKWSLPGGRLGEDEDLTSSVRRQLAEKVDLQQLAHLEQLAVFSAPGRVPGVRTIASTFLGLVPSPAMPELPPDTRWHPVHDLPPMAFDHAPMVEHARARLVAKMSYTNIGFALAPTEFALSTLRDVYGAALGYQVDTTNLQRVLERRNVITRTGTTARSGRSGGRPAALYRFTESHYRVTDEFAALRPPG
- a CDS encoding lipase family protein, whose protein sequence is MNLGSTADLTGAEWIGRAPHEELDRAARPQLPADDPFYTPPAGFQHAAPGTVLRSRDVELSFLGFIPQRLHATQLLYRSTDRNGVPEAAVTTVIVPPDAEPDCPLVSYQCAIDAITARCFPSYALRRHAKATGSLAQLELLLITAAVAQGWAVSIPDHEGIRGMWGAPYEPGYRVLDGLRAALESEHLGLSPEAPIGLWGYSGGGLATAWAAETCESYAPELNVVGAVLGSPVGDLGNTFRKLNGTIFSGLPALVVAALADIYPELNRVISEHATREGRKLLDRLHGMTTVEAVLRLIGTDMDDLVDMPLEEILAMPEVSDVFDDIKLGTAAPRPPVLIVQAVHDEIISVDDIDALADVYATGGADVTYHRDMFCDHLLLHPMSAPMALRWLVDRFAERPLSEHMVRTKWPTLLNPMTYVGMARLVGVGIKMVTGQTVRHRPL
- a CDS encoding DUF2567 domain-containing protein, with product MSMPAEEPAIVVVAVADDALVPRVSRQRAVVTVIVALAVAGAVVGALWAWLAPPIHGVVALTRSGDRIHAYLGNESDNFFTAAFVFVGFLVVLSVVAAVLVWQWREHRGPVLAGALAVGCAVSAATAAGVGVALAHLRYGTIDLFGAPVTPEHRVQYVVEAPPVFFGHGPLQIATTILFPAAIAALVYALMAVSAARDDLGAWPPEETTAYPMLPATVGQPGA
- the bioB gene encoding biotin synthase BioB; amino-acid sequence: MTQATVDVLGVAREQVLERGVGLDQDQTLQVLQLSDEHLEELLALAHEVRMKWCGPDVEVEGIISLKTGGCPEDCHFCSQSGLFASPVRSAWLDIPSLVEAAKQTAKTGATEFCIVAAVRGPDERLLAQVAAGIEAIRNEVDIQIACSLGMLSEDQVQRLSEMGVHRYNHNLETARSFFTNVVTTHTWEERWDTLRMVREAGMEVCCGGILGMGETLEQRAEFAANLAELDPHEVPLNFLNPRPGTPFGDLEVLPASEALKAVAAFRLALPRTMLRFAGGREITLGDLGAKQGILGGINAVIVGNYLTTLGRPAEADLELLDDLQMPIKALNATL
- a CDS encoding TetR family transcriptional regulator, whose amino-acid sequence is MQLHKPDVVDAATAILDSYGIADLTMRRLARELNVSPGALYWHFANKQELLGAVADRILEPAGTDAESFAWRDRIHEICAALRNALLSHTDGAELVSSSFAAGQSARAAAIVAQLTEAARDAGVAEQDAQPAARTVMYYVLGFTVDEQSRLQWDAAGALTDEQSVLMADTGREFTFGLQLLVDGLGVHGADLGALQLHFE
- a CDS encoding 2'-5' RNA ligase family protein, with translation MVHSVEFVFDADTEAAVRAIWDGLRDAGIPSQAPASRPHATLTVAQHIDPAVETVLLPIVDRFPLPCHVGATLIFGRSADVLGRLLLPSPELLDVHAHVYRSCLPLMGPGPMPHTEPGHWTPHVTLARRIPPTKLATALRIAGRPREIAGEITGLRRWNGDHRTEHLIG